A window of Bombyx mori chromosome 2, ASM3026992v2 contains these coding sequences:
- the LOC101745115 gene encoding histidine decarboxylase isoform X3, whose amino-acid sequence MDHTEFRVKAKEMVDYIADYLENIRDRRVYPGVQPGYLHKLLPTEAPEKPEKWDDIFKDVDQHIMPGLVHWQSPHMHAYFPALTSYPSIMGDMLSSALNVLCFTWASSPAGTELETIAMNWLGKLLGLPECFLNEKNDSPGGGVIQTTASEATLVSLLAARTRALMELSKLNPELQAAELLGHLICYCSDQAHSSVEKAGLIGLVRMRYIESDEGQSMRGAKLEEAIAADKEKGLVPFWVCATLGTTGSVAFDNLREIGQVCQKHGAWLHVDAAYAGSAFVCPEYRHWLDGVELADSFAFNPSKWLMVNFDCTAMWVKDSTALHRTFNVNPIYLRHENSGKAIDYMVGSQNEDIKKLTLKKINIMNDIDHPKADDNKVDNKFNKNNGVITQIENRNITKVDAVEHWQIPLSRRFRALKLWFVLRNYGVVGIQKHIREGVRLAQKFAALVLADPRFEIPQPSNLGMVAFRLKGDNAFTERLLKRLNARGYIHAVPACFKGIYVIRFTITSQRTTNQDILDDWNEIKIVASEILTDVFGSENGNIAVVKKPRISLKETRELNATFGTSLLLANSPMSPKIVNGTHAAICDYEQVLTSCAQTFAQLKMEPKDSPEMRRRIRGIKMCGKKFSLDSCMDMVQGMMIEQPLPQFEEEREDASNGANTETIEAKIC is encoded by the exons CAAAAGAGATGGTGGACTACATTGCGGACTATTTGGAGAACATCAGGGACCGCCGCGTCTACCCGGGGGTCCAGCCTGGCTACCTCCACAAGCTGTTGCCGACCGAAGCTCCAGAAAAACCCGAGAAGTGGGATGATATTTTCAAAGACGTAGACCAACACATCATGCCCGGG CTGGTCCATTGGCAGAGTCCGCACATGCATGCGTACTTTCCGGCTCTGACATCATATCCTTCAATTATGGGGGACATGTTATCGAGCGCTCTGAACGTCCTCTGCTTTACCTGG GCATCTTCTCCGGCCGGTACTGAATTGGAGACTATAGCGATGAACTGGCTGGGCAAACTCCTGGGATTGCCGGAGTGCTTCTTAAATGAGAAGAACGATAGCCCGGGCGGCGGAGTTATCCAG ACTACGGCAAGCGAAGCGACTCTGGTCAGTCTACTGGCAGCTCGCACCAGGGCTTTGATGGAGCTTTCCAAGCTCAATCCAGAGCTTCAAGCGGCAGAGCTGTTGGGACATCTCATCTGCTACTGTTCGGATCAGGCGCATTCTTCTGTCGAGAAGGCCGGTTTAATTG GCTTGGTTCGGATGAGGTACATCGAGTCTGATGAAGGGCAGAGCATGCGAGGTGCTAAGCTGGAGGAAGCTATCGCTGCCGACAAAGAAAAGGGCCTGGTGCCTTTTTGG GTGTGTGCAACATTAGGCACAACAGGATCTGTGGCGTTCGACAATCTCCGTGAGATAGGTCAGGTCTGCCAGAAACACGGAGCCTGGCTACACGTGGATGCGGCATATGCTGGAAGCGCTTTCGTTTGTCCCGAATACAG ACATTGGCTGGATGGAGTGGAACTTGCCGATTCCTTCGCTTTCAACCCATCCAAATGGTTAATGGTGAACTTTGACTGCACTGCGATGTG GGTAAAGGACAGTACTGCTCTGCATCGAACTTTCAATGTCAATCCAATTTACTTGAGACACGAAAATTCAg GAAAAGCAATAGATTAcatg GTCGGATCCCAGAACGAAGACATAAAAAAGTTGACACTAAAAAAGATAAACATTATGAACGATATTGATCATCCGAAAGCTGACGATAACAAAGTTGAtaacaaatttaacaaaaacaatggGGTAATCACACAAATTGAGAATCGTAATATTACCAAAGTTGATGCCGTCGAA CATTGGCAGATTCCGTTGAGTCGTCGTTTCAGAGCTTTAAAGCTCTGGTTTGTGCTGCGAAACTATGGTGTTGTTGGCATTCAAAAACATATCCGTGAG GGTGTGCGCTTGGCCCAAAAATTCGCGGCTCTAGTGCTGGCCGATCCGAGATTCGAGATTCCACAACCAAGTAACTTGG GTATGGTGGCATTCCGTCTGAAAGGCGACAACGCTTTCACCGAGCGTCTCCTGAAGCGGTTGAACGCTCGTGGCTACATCCACGCCGTCCCTGCCTGTTTCAAAGGCATTTACGTCATCAGATTCACCATCACCTCTCAGAGGACGACTAATCAGGATATTTTGG ACGATTGGAACGAAATTAAAATTGTAGCTTCCGAGATATTAACTGACGTATTTGGTTCGGAGAACGGTAACATTGCTGTGGTCAAGAAGCCAAGAATCTCATTAAAAG AAACCCGAGAATTAAACGCGACTTTCGGGACAAGTCTTCTTCTCGCAAACAGTCCGATGAGTCCAAAAATCGTGAACGGAACTCACGCTGCCATCTGTGATTATGAACAGGTTCTAACATCGTGCGCGCAGACTTTTGCGCAACTAAAAATGGAACCTAAAGACAGTCCTG AGATGCGTCGACGTATCCGTGGCATCAAAATGTGTGGCAAGAAGTTCTCTCTTGACTCTTGCATGGATATGGTCCAGGGCATGATGATAGAACAGCCTCTGCCGCAGTTCGAGGAAGAAAGAGAAGATGCTTCCAATG GGGCAAACACTGAAACAATTGAAGCCAAAATATGTTGa
- the LOC101745115 gene encoding histidine decarboxylase isoform X4, translating into MDHTEFRVKAKEMVDYIADYLENIRDRRVYPGVQPGYLHKLLPTEAPEKPEKWDDIFKDVDQHIMPGLVHWQSPHMHAYFPALTSYPSIMGDMLSSALNVLCFTWASSPAGTELETIAMNWLGKLLGLPECFLNEKNDSPGGGVIQTTASEATLVSLLAARTRALMELSKLNPELQAAELLGHLICYCSDQAHSSVEKAGLIGLVRMRYIESDEGQSMRGAKLEEAIAADKEKGLVPFWVCATLGTTGSVAFDNLREIGQVCQKHGAWLHVDAAYAGSAFVCPEYRHWLDGVELADSFAFNPSKWLMVNFDCTAMWVKDSTALHRTFNVNPIYLRHENSGKAIDYMVGSQNEDIKKLTLKKINIMNDIDHPKADDNKVDNKFNKNNGVITQIENRNITKVDAVEVSTDVDGNIGKDDDLYDAVGDTKNLHGYNKISHGCGKIIQLEDPNKKELLHWQIPLSRRFRALKLWFVLRNYGVVGIQKHIREGVRLAQKFAALVLADPRFEIPQPSNLGMVAFRLKGDNAFTERLLKRLNARGYIHAVPACFKGIYVIRFTITSQRTTNQDILDDWNEIKIVASEILTDVFGSENGNIAVVKKPRISLKVHLFEPVYFCSSTQMG; encoded by the exons CAAAAGAGATGGTGGACTACATTGCGGACTATTTGGAGAACATCAGGGACCGCCGCGTCTACCCGGGGGTCCAGCCTGGCTACCTCCACAAGCTGTTGCCGACCGAAGCTCCAGAAAAACCCGAGAAGTGGGATGATATTTTCAAAGACGTAGACCAACACATCATGCCCGGG CTGGTCCATTGGCAGAGTCCGCACATGCATGCGTACTTTCCGGCTCTGACATCATATCCTTCAATTATGGGGGACATGTTATCGAGCGCTCTGAACGTCCTCTGCTTTACCTGG GCATCTTCTCCGGCCGGTACTGAATTGGAGACTATAGCGATGAACTGGCTGGGCAAACTCCTGGGATTGCCGGAGTGCTTCTTAAATGAGAAGAACGATAGCCCGGGCGGCGGAGTTATCCAG ACTACGGCAAGCGAAGCGACTCTGGTCAGTCTACTGGCAGCTCGCACCAGGGCTTTGATGGAGCTTTCCAAGCTCAATCCAGAGCTTCAAGCGGCAGAGCTGTTGGGACATCTCATCTGCTACTGTTCGGATCAGGCGCATTCTTCTGTCGAGAAGGCCGGTTTAATTG GCTTGGTTCGGATGAGGTACATCGAGTCTGATGAAGGGCAGAGCATGCGAGGTGCTAAGCTGGAGGAAGCTATCGCTGCCGACAAAGAAAAGGGCCTGGTGCCTTTTTGG GTGTGTGCAACATTAGGCACAACAGGATCTGTGGCGTTCGACAATCTCCGTGAGATAGGTCAGGTCTGCCAGAAACACGGAGCCTGGCTACACGTGGATGCGGCATATGCTGGAAGCGCTTTCGTTTGTCCCGAATACAG ACATTGGCTGGATGGAGTGGAACTTGCCGATTCCTTCGCTTTCAACCCATCCAAATGGTTAATGGTGAACTTTGACTGCACTGCGATGTG GGTAAAGGACAGTACTGCTCTGCATCGAACTTTCAATGTCAATCCAATTTACTTGAGACACGAAAATTCAg GAAAAGCAATAGATTAcatg GTCGGATCCCAGAACGAAGACATAAAAAAGTTGACACTAAAAAAGATAAACATTATGAACGATATTGATCATCCGAAAGCTGACGATAACAAAGTTGAtaacaaatttaacaaaaacaatggGGTAATCACACAAATTGAGAATCGTAATATTACCAAAGTTGATGCCGTCGAAGTGAGTACCGATGTTGATGGTAATATTGGTAAAGATGACGATTTATACGATGCTGTTGGCGATACAAAGAACCTTCATGGCTACAATAAAATATCACACGGATGCGGTAAAATCATACAACTGGAAGATCCTAATAAGAAGGAGCTACTT CATTGGCAGATTCCGTTGAGTCGTCGTTTCAGAGCTTTAAAGCTCTGGTTTGTGCTGCGAAACTATGGTGTTGTTGGCATTCAAAAACATATCCGTGAG GGTGTGCGCTTGGCCCAAAAATTCGCGGCTCTAGTGCTGGCCGATCCGAGATTCGAGATTCCACAACCAAGTAACTTGG GTATGGTGGCATTCCGTCTGAAAGGCGACAACGCTTTCACCGAGCGTCTCCTGAAGCGGTTGAACGCTCGTGGCTACATCCACGCCGTCCCTGCCTGTTTCAAAGGCATTTACGTCATCAGATTCACCATCACCTCTCAGAGGACGACTAATCAGGATATTTTGG ACGATTGGAACGAAATTAAAATTGTAGCTTCCGAGATATTAACTGACGTATTTGGTTCGGAGAACGGTAACATTGCTGTGGTCAAGAAGCCAAGAATCTCATTAAAAG TTCATCTGTTCGAGCCCGTCTACTTTTGTTCGTCTACGCAAATGGGGTGA
- the LOC101745115 gene encoding histidine decarboxylase isoform X1 has protein sequence MDHTEFRVKAKEMVDYIADYLENIRDRRVYPGVQPGYLHKLLPTEAPEKPEKWDDIFKDVDQHIMPGLVHWQSPHMHAYFPALTSYPSIMGDMLSSALNVLCFTWASSPAGTELETIAMNWLGKLLGLPECFLNEKNDSPGGGVIQTTASEATLVSLLAARTRALMELSKLNPELQAAELLGHLICYCSDQAHSSVEKAGLIGLVRMRYIESDEGQSMRGAKLEEAIAADKEKGLVPFWVCATLGTTGSVAFDNLREIGQVCQKHGAWLHVDAAYAGSAFVCPEYRHWLDGVELADSFAFNPSKWLMVNFDCTAMWVKDSTALHRTFNVNPIYLRHENSGKAIDYMVGSQNEDIKKLTLKKINIMNDIDHPKADDNKVDNKFNKNNGVITQIENRNITKVDAVEVSTDVDGNIGKDDDLYDAVGDTKNLHGYNKISHGCGKIIQLEDPNKKELLHWQIPLSRRFRALKLWFVLRNYGVVGIQKHIREGVRLAQKFAALVLADPRFEIPQPSNLGMVAFRLKGDNAFTERLLKRLNARGYIHAVPACFKGIYVIRFTITSQRTTNQDILDDWNEIKIVASEILTDVFGSENGNIAVVKKPRISLKETRELNATFGTSLLLANSPMSPKIVNGTHAAICDYEQVLTSCAQTFAQLKMEPKDSPEMRRRIRGIKMCGKKFSLDSCMDMVQGMMIEQPLPQFEEEREDASNGANTETIEAKIC, from the exons CAAAAGAGATGGTGGACTACATTGCGGACTATTTGGAGAACATCAGGGACCGCCGCGTCTACCCGGGGGTCCAGCCTGGCTACCTCCACAAGCTGTTGCCGACCGAAGCTCCAGAAAAACCCGAGAAGTGGGATGATATTTTCAAAGACGTAGACCAACACATCATGCCCGGG CTGGTCCATTGGCAGAGTCCGCACATGCATGCGTACTTTCCGGCTCTGACATCATATCCTTCAATTATGGGGGACATGTTATCGAGCGCTCTGAACGTCCTCTGCTTTACCTGG GCATCTTCTCCGGCCGGTACTGAATTGGAGACTATAGCGATGAACTGGCTGGGCAAACTCCTGGGATTGCCGGAGTGCTTCTTAAATGAGAAGAACGATAGCCCGGGCGGCGGAGTTATCCAG ACTACGGCAAGCGAAGCGACTCTGGTCAGTCTACTGGCAGCTCGCACCAGGGCTTTGATGGAGCTTTCCAAGCTCAATCCAGAGCTTCAAGCGGCAGAGCTGTTGGGACATCTCATCTGCTACTGTTCGGATCAGGCGCATTCTTCTGTCGAGAAGGCCGGTTTAATTG GCTTGGTTCGGATGAGGTACATCGAGTCTGATGAAGGGCAGAGCATGCGAGGTGCTAAGCTGGAGGAAGCTATCGCTGCCGACAAAGAAAAGGGCCTGGTGCCTTTTTGG GTGTGTGCAACATTAGGCACAACAGGATCTGTGGCGTTCGACAATCTCCGTGAGATAGGTCAGGTCTGCCAGAAACACGGAGCCTGGCTACACGTGGATGCGGCATATGCTGGAAGCGCTTTCGTTTGTCCCGAATACAG ACATTGGCTGGATGGAGTGGAACTTGCCGATTCCTTCGCTTTCAACCCATCCAAATGGTTAATGGTGAACTTTGACTGCACTGCGATGTG GGTAAAGGACAGTACTGCTCTGCATCGAACTTTCAATGTCAATCCAATTTACTTGAGACACGAAAATTCAg GAAAAGCAATAGATTAcatg GTCGGATCCCAGAACGAAGACATAAAAAAGTTGACACTAAAAAAGATAAACATTATGAACGATATTGATCATCCGAAAGCTGACGATAACAAAGTTGAtaacaaatttaacaaaaacaatggGGTAATCACACAAATTGAGAATCGTAATATTACCAAAGTTGATGCCGTCGAAGTGAGTACCGATGTTGATGGTAATATTGGTAAAGATGACGATTTATACGATGCTGTTGGCGATACAAAGAACCTTCATGGCTACAATAAAATATCACACGGATGCGGTAAAATCATACAACTGGAAGATCCTAATAAGAAGGAGCTACTT CATTGGCAGATTCCGTTGAGTCGTCGTTTCAGAGCTTTAAAGCTCTGGTTTGTGCTGCGAAACTATGGTGTTGTTGGCATTCAAAAACATATCCGTGAG GGTGTGCGCTTGGCCCAAAAATTCGCGGCTCTAGTGCTGGCCGATCCGAGATTCGAGATTCCACAACCAAGTAACTTGG GTATGGTGGCATTCCGTCTGAAAGGCGACAACGCTTTCACCGAGCGTCTCCTGAAGCGGTTGAACGCTCGTGGCTACATCCACGCCGTCCCTGCCTGTTTCAAAGGCATTTACGTCATCAGATTCACCATCACCTCTCAGAGGACGACTAATCAGGATATTTTGG ACGATTGGAACGAAATTAAAATTGTAGCTTCCGAGATATTAACTGACGTATTTGGTTCGGAGAACGGTAACATTGCTGTGGTCAAGAAGCCAAGAATCTCATTAAAAG AAACCCGAGAATTAAACGCGACTTTCGGGACAAGTCTTCTTCTCGCAAACAGTCCGATGAGTCCAAAAATCGTGAACGGAACTCACGCTGCCATCTGTGATTATGAACAGGTTCTAACATCGTGCGCGCAGACTTTTGCGCAACTAAAAATGGAACCTAAAGACAGTCCTG AGATGCGTCGACGTATCCGTGGCATCAAAATGTGTGGCAAGAAGTTCTCTCTTGACTCTTGCATGGATATGGTCCAGGGCATGATGATAGAACAGCCTCTGCCGCAGTTCGAGGAAGAAAGAGAAGATGCTTCCAATG GGGCAAACACTGAAACAATTGAAGCCAAAATATGTTGa
- the LOC101745115 gene encoding histidine decarboxylase isoform X2 — protein MDHTEFRVKAKEMVDYIADYLENIRDRRVYPGVQPGYLHKLLPTEAPEKPEKWDDIFKDVDQHIMPGLVHWQSPHMHAYFPALTSYPSIMGDMLSSALNVLCFTWASSPAGTELETIAMNWLGKLLGLPECFLNEKNDSPGGGVIQTTASEATLVSLLAARTRALMELSKLNPELQAAELLGHLICYCSDQAHSSVEKAGLIGLVRMRYIESDEGQSMRGAKLEEAIAADKEKGLVPFWVCATLGTTGSVAFDNLREIGQVCQKHGAWLHVDAAYAGSAFVCPEYRHWLDGVELADSFAFNPSKWLMVNFDCTAMWVKDSTALHRTFNVNPIYLRHENSGKAIDYMVGSQNEDIKKLTLKKINIMNDIDHPKADDNKVDNKFNKNNGVITQIENRNITKVDAVEVSTDVDGNIGKDDDLYDAVGDTKNLHGYNKISHGCGKIIQLEDPNKKELLHWQIPLSRRFRALKLWFVLRNYGVVGIQKHIREGVRLAQKFAALVLADPRFEIPQPSNLGMVAFRLKGDNAFTERLLKRLNARGYIHAVPACFKGIYVIRFTITSQRTTNQDILDDWNEIKIVASEILTDVFGSENGNIAVVKKPRISLKETRELNATFGTSLLLANSPMSPKIVNGTHAAICDYEQVLTSCAQTFAQLKMEPKDSPGANTETIEAKIC, from the exons CAAAAGAGATGGTGGACTACATTGCGGACTATTTGGAGAACATCAGGGACCGCCGCGTCTACCCGGGGGTCCAGCCTGGCTACCTCCACAAGCTGTTGCCGACCGAAGCTCCAGAAAAACCCGAGAAGTGGGATGATATTTTCAAAGACGTAGACCAACACATCATGCCCGGG CTGGTCCATTGGCAGAGTCCGCACATGCATGCGTACTTTCCGGCTCTGACATCATATCCTTCAATTATGGGGGACATGTTATCGAGCGCTCTGAACGTCCTCTGCTTTACCTGG GCATCTTCTCCGGCCGGTACTGAATTGGAGACTATAGCGATGAACTGGCTGGGCAAACTCCTGGGATTGCCGGAGTGCTTCTTAAATGAGAAGAACGATAGCCCGGGCGGCGGAGTTATCCAG ACTACGGCAAGCGAAGCGACTCTGGTCAGTCTACTGGCAGCTCGCACCAGGGCTTTGATGGAGCTTTCCAAGCTCAATCCAGAGCTTCAAGCGGCAGAGCTGTTGGGACATCTCATCTGCTACTGTTCGGATCAGGCGCATTCTTCTGTCGAGAAGGCCGGTTTAATTG GCTTGGTTCGGATGAGGTACATCGAGTCTGATGAAGGGCAGAGCATGCGAGGTGCTAAGCTGGAGGAAGCTATCGCTGCCGACAAAGAAAAGGGCCTGGTGCCTTTTTGG GTGTGTGCAACATTAGGCACAACAGGATCTGTGGCGTTCGACAATCTCCGTGAGATAGGTCAGGTCTGCCAGAAACACGGAGCCTGGCTACACGTGGATGCGGCATATGCTGGAAGCGCTTTCGTTTGTCCCGAATACAG ACATTGGCTGGATGGAGTGGAACTTGCCGATTCCTTCGCTTTCAACCCATCCAAATGGTTAATGGTGAACTTTGACTGCACTGCGATGTG GGTAAAGGACAGTACTGCTCTGCATCGAACTTTCAATGTCAATCCAATTTACTTGAGACACGAAAATTCAg GAAAAGCAATAGATTAcatg GTCGGATCCCAGAACGAAGACATAAAAAAGTTGACACTAAAAAAGATAAACATTATGAACGATATTGATCATCCGAAAGCTGACGATAACAAAGTTGAtaacaaatttaacaaaaacaatggGGTAATCACACAAATTGAGAATCGTAATATTACCAAAGTTGATGCCGTCGAAGTGAGTACCGATGTTGATGGTAATATTGGTAAAGATGACGATTTATACGATGCTGTTGGCGATACAAAGAACCTTCATGGCTACAATAAAATATCACACGGATGCGGTAAAATCATACAACTGGAAGATCCTAATAAGAAGGAGCTACTT CATTGGCAGATTCCGTTGAGTCGTCGTTTCAGAGCTTTAAAGCTCTGGTTTGTGCTGCGAAACTATGGTGTTGTTGGCATTCAAAAACATATCCGTGAG GGTGTGCGCTTGGCCCAAAAATTCGCGGCTCTAGTGCTGGCCGATCCGAGATTCGAGATTCCACAACCAAGTAACTTGG GTATGGTGGCATTCCGTCTGAAAGGCGACAACGCTTTCACCGAGCGTCTCCTGAAGCGGTTGAACGCTCGTGGCTACATCCACGCCGTCCCTGCCTGTTTCAAAGGCATTTACGTCATCAGATTCACCATCACCTCTCAGAGGACGACTAATCAGGATATTTTGG ACGATTGGAACGAAATTAAAATTGTAGCTTCCGAGATATTAACTGACGTATTTGGTTCGGAGAACGGTAACATTGCTGTGGTCAAGAAGCCAAGAATCTCATTAAAAG AAACCCGAGAATTAAACGCGACTTTCGGGACAAGTCTTCTTCTCGCAAACAGTCCGATGAGTCCAAAAATCGTGAACGGAACTCACGCTGCCATCTGTGATTATGAACAGGTTCTAACATCGTGCGCGCAGACTTTTGCGCAACTAAAAATGGAACCTAAAGACAGTCCTG GGGCAAACACTGAAACAATTGAAGCCAAAATATGTTGa
- the LOC101745115 gene encoding histidine decarboxylase isoform X5, whose amino-acid sequence MDHTEFRVKAKEMVDYIADYLENIRDRRVYPGVQPGYLHKLLPTEAPEKPEKWDDIFKDVDQHIMPGLVHWQSPHMHAYFPALTSYPSIMGDMLSSALNVLCFTWASSPAGTELETIAMNWLGKLLGLPECFLNEKNDSPGGGVIQTTASEATLVSLLAARTRALMELSKLNPELQAAELLGHLICYCSDQAHSSVEKAGLIGLVRMRYIESDEGQSMRGAKLEEAIAADKEKGLVPFWVCATLGTTGSVAFDNLREIGQVCQKHGAWLHVDAAYAGSAFVCPEYRHWLDGVELADSFAFNPSKWLMVNFDCTAMWVKDSTALHRTFNVNPIYLRHENSGKAIDYMHWQIPLSRRFRALKLWFVLRNYGVVGIQKHIREGVRLAQKFAALVLADPRFEIPQPSNLGMVAFRLKGDNAFTERLLKRLNARGYIHAVPACFKGIYVIRFTITSQRTTNQDILDDWNEIKIVASEILTDVFGSENGNIAVVKKPRISLKETRELNATFGTSLLLANSPMSPKIVNGTHAAICDYEQVLTSCAQTFAQLKMEPKDSPEMRRRIRGIKMCGKKFSLDSCMDMVQGMMIEQPLPQFEEEREDASNGANTETIEAKIC is encoded by the exons CAAAAGAGATGGTGGACTACATTGCGGACTATTTGGAGAACATCAGGGACCGCCGCGTCTACCCGGGGGTCCAGCCTGGCTACCTCCACAAGCTGTTGCCGACCGAAGCTCCAGAAAAACCCGAGAAGTGGGATGATATTTTCAAAGACGTAGACCAACACATCATGCCCGGG CTGGTCCATTGGCAGAGTCCGCACATGCATGCGTACTTTCCGGCTCTGACATCATATCCTTCAATTATGGGGGACATGTTATCGAGCGCTCTGAACGTCCTCTGCTTTACCTGG GCATCTTCTCCGGCCGGTACTGAATTGGAGACTATAGCGATGAACTGGCTGGGCAAACTCCTGGGATTGCCGGAGTGCTTCTTAAATGAGAAGAACGATAGCCCGGGCGGCGGAGTTATCCAG ACTACGGCAAGCGAAGCGACTCTGGTCAGTCTACTGGCAGCTCGCACCAGGGCTTTGATGGAGCTTTCCAAGCTCAATCCAGAGCTTCAAGCGGCAGAGCTGTTGGGACATCTCATCTGCTACTGTTCGGATCAGGCGCATTCTTCTGTCGAGAAGGCCGGTTTAATTG GCTTGGTTCGGATGAGGTACATCGAGTCTGATGAAGGGCAGAGCATGCGAGGTGCTAAGCTGGAGGAAGCTATCGCTGCCGACAAAGAAAAGGGCCTGGTGCCTTTTTGG GTGTGTGCAACATTAGGCACAACAGGATCTGTGGCGTTCGACAATCTCCGTGAGATAGGTCAGGTCTGCCAGAAACACGGAGCCTGGCTACACGTGGATGCGGCATATGCTGGAAGCGCTTTCGTTTGTCCCGAATACAG ACATTGGCTGGATGGAGTGGAACTTGCCGATTCCTTCGCTTTCAACCCATCCAAATGGTTAATGGTGAACTTTGACTGCACTGCGATGTG GGTAAAGGACAGTACTGCTCTGCATCGAACTTTCAATGTCAATCCAATTTACTTGAGACACGAAAATTCAg GAAAAGCAATAGATTAcatg CATTGGCAGATTCCGTTGAGTCGTCGTTTCAGAGCTTTAAAGCTCTGGTTTGTGCTGCGAAACTATGGTGTTGTTGGCATTCAAAAACATATCCGTGAG GGTGTGCGCTTGGCCCAAAAATTCGCGGCTCTAGTGCTGGCCGATCCGAGATTCGAGATTCCACAACCAAGTAACTTGG GTATGGTGGCATTCCGTCTGAAAGGCGACAACGCTTTCACCGAGCGTCTCCTGAAGCGGTTGAACGCTCGTGGCTACATCCACGCCGTCCCTGCCTGTTTCAAAGGCATTTACGTCATCAGATTCACCATCACCTCTCAGAGGACGACTAATCAGGATATTTTGG ACGATTGGAACGAAATTAAAATTGTAGCTTCCGAGATATTAACTGACGTATTTGGTTCGGAGAACGGTAACATTGCTGTGGTCAAGAAGCCAAGAATCTCATTAAAAG AAACCCGAGAATTAAACGCGACTTTCGGGACAAGTCTTCTTCTCGCAAACAGTCCGATGAGTCCAAAAATCGTGAACGGAACTCACGCTGCCATCTGTGATTATGAACAGGTTCTAACATCGTGCGCGCAGACTTTTGCGCAACTAAAAATGGAACCTAAAGACAGTCCTG AGATGCGTCGACGTATCCGTGGCATCAAAATGTGTGGCAAGAAGTTCTCTCTTGACTCTTGCATGGATATGGTCCAGGGCATGATGATAGAACAGCCTCTGCCGCAGTTCGAGGAAGAAAGAGAAGATGCTTCCAATG GGGCAAACACTGAAACAATTGAAGCCAAAATATGTTGa